A portion of the Ammospiza caudacuta isolate bAmmCau1 chromosome 25, bAmmCau1.pri, whole genome shotgun sequence genome contains these proteins:
- the TMEM54 gene encoding transmembrane protein 54, which translates to MCRVGHLDPSRHRTVLMKTGLILLIVGHLIFISGALVHGSGLRFVLGARDAAALHYGVTNSAAVIAALLPISCGVCALLLSRCLGPAALKWALLALSSCSSLCCLCCLLALLVAVGLTLGTQGRLLLGPCSAGSSTLAPGSRECPFDPTRVYSSTLSLWVISLLLEATGIFFSTRCLLLTLELLSLGCCCCRGMLRMEVSLQEAPVESPSPGQCLALLRLDSGETARL; encoded by the exons ATGTGCCGAGTGG GCCACCTGGACCCCAGCAGGCACCGAACGGTGCTGATGAAGACGGGGCTCATCCTCCTCATCGTCGGGCACCTCATCTTCATCAGCGGGGCGCTGGTGCACGGCTCCGGGCTGCGCTTCGTGCTCGGCGCCCGCGACGCCGCCGCCCTGCACTACGGTGTCACCAACAGCGCCGCTGTCATCGCTGCGCTGCTG CCCATCTCCTGTGgggtctgtgccctgctgctctcccgGTGCCTcggccctgctgccctg aaatgggccctgctggccctgagctcctgcagcagcctgtgctgcctgtgctgcctgctggcGCTGCTCGTGGCCGTCGGGCTCACCCTGGGCACGCAGGgccggctgctgctgggccccTGCTCGGCCGGCAGCTCCACCCTGGCCCCGGGGAGCCGCGAGTGCCCCTTCGACCCCACCCGCGTCTAC AGCTCCACGCTGTCCCTCTGGGTCATCTCCCTCCTGCTGGAGGCCACGGGGATCTTCTTCAGCACCCGCTGCCTCCTGCTCACCCTGGAGCTCctgagcctgggctgctgctgctgccgcggGATGCTCCGGATGGAG gtctctctgcaggaaGCTCCTGTGgaaagccccagccctgggcagtgcctggccTTGCTGAGACTGGACAGTGGAGAAACTGCCCGGCTCTGA